From Variimorphobacter saccharofermentans, one genomic window encodes:
- a CDS encoding DUF4315 family protein — protein sequence MYARLDKLREDLQKAIAKRDEAEKKVKQLQAKLKEEENQQIVSDVASYNLTPEQLAQFLQLAGSGKLQELLNGQVKIPEPVTMNHAGNEPAEDEENLFDENEEDDQDEDN from the coding sequence ATGTACGCAAGGTTAGACAAGCTCCGCGAAGATCTGCAAAAAGCAATCGCAAAGAGAGATGAAGCGGAGAAAAAAGTGAAGCAGCTGCAGGCAAAGCTCAAGGAAGAGGAGAACCAGCAGATTGTGAGTGATGTTGCATCCTACAATTTAACTCCTGAACAGCTGGCACAGTTCTTACAGCTGGCAGGCAGCGGGAAATTGCAGGAATTGTTAAACGGTCAGGTAAAAATACCTGAGCCTGTAACCATGAATCATGCCGGGAATGAGCCGGCAGAGGATGAGGAAAATCTGTTTGATGAGAATGAGGAGGATGATCAGGATGAAGATAACTAA
- a CDS encoding C40 family peptidase has protein sequence MNEEKYTREKVEKSAKTKRVEPENKTTQKKHADKLKNETSAGESYRKKLRYGKKDTRLTPEEEKKLRKIKKQGRKRIYKETAAAETIRKAGIQNEDENVGTEAMDQAIGIAMAGSAEARSYARDIRKSNYGKKLHARNEHLDAVQGAKGAKEAGEAGESTMSATVKATRKKLMQREFAEAAAKKQAAEAANGIGSIGRRFTDKAEDLMGRLAEWIREFLQDHPMLLVIAVVVLIVVLVISGALSSCSMMAGGVNTTTITTSFTAEDSDILQVEADYVGLETDLQETIDNIETDHPGYDEYNYSLAEISHNPFELAALLTVLYENYTPSQVQSMLQTIFDYQYTLTMTEVVETRTRTETRWHYVTYYRDEERTGYRMVNGRLESYTYTVSVPYQVYESYQVEVEYDYYILNTTLTNHGISAAVNALNLTEDQMQRYMILLETRGNKPDIFGDNVYANPGVSEEYENYAVPGEYLTDQQFARMLNEAEKYLGYPYVWGGSSPSTSFDCSGFVSYVINNCGNGWNYGRLTANGWKNATARVAASDVQPGDLVFFQGTYNTSGASHVGIVVDPVNKIMVHCGNPIQYASYDTAYWRAHAYCYGRIQ, from the coding sequence ATGAATGAAGAAAAATATACCAGGGAGAAGGTGGAGAAGTCCGCCAAAACAAAGCGTGTGGAGCCGGAGAATAAGACGACACAGAAAAAGCATGCGGATAAGCTGAAAAATGAGACCTCAGCTGGTGAGAGCTATCGCAAGAAGCTCCGTTATGGGAAAAAGGATACCAGACTTACTCCGGAAGAGGAAAAGAAGCTTCGCAAGATAAAAAAGCAGGGGCGGAAGAGAATCTACAAGGAGACCGCTGCGGCAGAGACTATCCGGAAAGCAGGAATCCAGAATGAGGATGAAAATGTTGGAACGGAAGCCATGGATCAGGCAATCGGTATTGCCATGGCCGGAAGTGCAGAGGCGAGAAGTTATGCCCGGGATATCAGGAAAAGTAATTATGGTAAGAAACTTCATGCCAGAAATGAACATCTTGATGCGGTACAGGGAGCCAAGGGAGCCAAAGAAGCAGGTGAGGCAGGCGAAAGCACAATGTCCGCTACAGTAAAGGCAACAAGAAAAAAGCTGATGCAGAGAGAATTTGCGGAGGCGGCAGCAAAGAAACAGGCTGCAGAGGCAGCAAACGGCATCGGAAGTATCGGCAGGAGATTTACGGACAAGGCAGAAGACCTGATGGGAAGGCTTGCAGAGTGGATTAGGGAATTCTTACAGGACCATCCTATGCTGCTGGTGATTGCTGTGGTAGTTCTGATCGTGGTTCTGGTAATCTCCGGAGCATTATCATCCTGTTCCATGATGGCAGGCGGTGTGAACACTACCACAATTACTACTTCCTTTACGGCAGAGGATTCAGACATTCTGCAGGTGGAGGCTGATTATGTGGGGCTGGAAACGGATTTGCAGGAAACCATAGACAATATCGAAACGGACCACCCGGGGTATGATGAGTACAATTATTCCCTTGCGGAGATCTCCCACAATCCGTTTGAACTGGCGGCACTGCTTACGGTGCTTTATGAGAATTACACCCCTTCCCAGGTTCAGTCGATGTTGCAGACCATTTTTGATTACCAGTATACGCTGACCATGACGGAAGTGGTGGAGACCAGAACGAGAACGGAGACCAGGTGGCATTATGTGACTTATTATCGGGATGAAGAAAGAACCGGGTACCGGATGGTAAACGGGAGACTGGAGTCTTATACCTATACGGTTTCTGTTCCTTATCAGGTTTATGAATCCTATCAGGTCGAGGTGGAATATGACTATTACATTCTCAATACCACACTGACCAATCATGGTATTTCCGCGGCAGTAAATGCCTTGAACCTTACGGAAGACCAGATGCAGCGGTATATGATCCTTCTTGAAACAAGAGGAAATAAGCCTGACATCTTTGGCGATAACGTGTATGCCAATCCGGGAGTATCTGAGGAGTATGAGAATTATGCGGTACCGGGAGAATATCTGACAGACCAGCAGTTTGCCCGGATGCTTAATGAAGCAGAAAAGTATCTTGGTTATCCTTATGTATGGGGAGGATCTTCCCCAAGCACAAGCTTTGACTGCTCCGGATTTGTAAGCTACGTCATAAACAACTGCGGAAACGGATGGAATTATGGAAGACTTACGGCCAACGGATGGAAGAATGCGACAGCCAGGGTGGCAGCTTCCGATGTGCAGCCGGGTGACCTGGTTTTCTTTCAGGGAACCTACAACACATCCGGTGCATCGCATGTGGGAATCGTGGTAGATCCGGTAAATAAGATTATGGTTCATTGCGGAAACCCTATTCAGTATGCATCTTATGACACGGCGTACTGGAGGGCACACGCCTACTGCTATGGCAGGATTCAGTAA
- a CDS encoding VirB4-like conjugal transfer ATPase, CD1110 family, with product MPEGLTRDEQKAVKEAIKKAQKNDGTPRTAQQSIPFERMFSDGICRVGLDYYTKTIQFQDINYQLAQQEDKTEIFEEWCSFLNFFDSSINFQLSFNNMATDVSDFEKSIAIAHKNDGFDDVRDEYSEVLLHQMEAGNNGLTKTKYLTFGIHAESMKIAKPRLIHIETDILNNFKRLGVRAKTLNGSERLELMHRQFHMGDDAKFHFDWKYLAGSGLSVKDFIAPSSFAFPTGRYFQMGDMYGCMSFLSIDASDISDRLLADFLSMESSQIVTMHIKSVDQNEAIKTIKHTITELDRSKIEEQKKAVRAGYDMDIIPSDLATYGKDAKALLKELQSQNERMFLLTFLVMNTGKTKQELENNVFQAVSIAQKHNCNLVRLDYQQEQGLMSTLPLASNLIEIQRGMTTSSTAIFVPFTTQELFQNGKEALYYGLNALSNNMIMVDRKKLKNPNALILGTPGSGKSFSAKREIANAFLVTDDDIIISDPESEYSPLVARFGGQVIKISPTSDQYINPMDINMNYSDDDNPIALKADFILSLCELIVGNKDGLRPVEKTVIDRCIRQIYQKYFENPGPENMPILGDLYQALLNQDEPEAKHVATALEIYVSGSLNVFNHRTNVELTNRLVCYDIKDLGKQLKKIGMLVVQDQVWGRVTENRSQGKSTRYYMDEMHLLLREDQTAAYTVEIWKRFRKWGGIPTGITQNVKDLLASKEVENIFENSDFIYMLNQAVGDRQILARQLNISPHQLSYVTHSGEGEGLLFYGNVILPFVDRFPANTELYRIMTTRLSEVTEAKKEQSA from the coding sequence ATGCCGGAAGGGCTGACCAGGGACGAGCAGAAAGCGGTAAAGGAAGCCATAAAAAAAGCACAGAAAAATGATGGCACACCAAGAACGGCACAGCAGAGCATACCGTTTGAAAGGATGTTTTCGGATGGTATTTGCAGGGTTGGACTTGATTATTATACAAAGACCATCCAGTTTCAGGATATCAACTATCAGCTGGCACAGCAGGAGGATAAGACGGAGATCTTTGAGGAATGGTGTTCTTTCCTTAACTTTTTCGACAGTTCCATCAACTTTCAGTTATCCTTCAATAACATGGCAACGGACGTCTCTGATTTTGAGAAGAGCATTGCTATCGCACATAAGAACGATGGCTTTGATGATGTCAGGGATGAGTATTCGGAAGTGCTTCTGCATCAGATGGAGGCAGGTAATAACGGTCTTACCAAGACAAAATACTTAACCTTTGGAATTCATGCTGAATCCATGAAAATAGCAAAGCCGAGACTCATTCATATTGAGACGGATATTCTCAATAATTTCAAAAGACTGGGAGTAAGGGCAAAGACCTTAAACGGAAGTGAAAGACTGGAACTGATGCACAGACAGTTTCATATGGGAGATGATGCAAAATTCCATTTTGACTGGAAGTATCTGGCGGGATCCGGCCTTTCCGTAAAGGATTTCATTGCACCGAGCAGCTTTGCTTTTCCAACCGGAAGATACTTTCAGATGGGAGACATGTATGGATGCATGAGTTTCTTATCCATCGATGCTTCGGATATCAGCGACAGGCTGCTTGCAGATTTCCTTTCCATGGAATCCAGCCAGATTGTGACCATGCATATCAAGTCGGTAGACCAGAACGAGGCAATCAAAACCATCAAGCATACCATCACGGAGCTTGACCGAAGCAAGATCGAGGAGCAGAAAAAGGCTGTCAGGGCAGGTTATGATATGGATATCATTCCATCTGACCTCGCAACCTATGGCAAGGATGCCAAGGCACTGTTAAAGGAGCTACAGTCCCAGAATGAGAGAATGTTTCTTCTGACATTTCTTGTAATGAATACAGGAAAGACCAAGCAGGAGCTTGAAAACAATGTATTCCAGGCAGTTTCCATTGCACAGAAGCATAACTGCAATCTGGTCAGACTGGATTACCAGCAGGAGCAGGGGCTTATGAGTACGCTGCCGCTGGCCAGCAATCTGATTGAGATCCAGAGGGGGATGACCACATCCAGTACGGCTATTTTTGTTCCATTCACTACCCAGGAGCTGTTCCAGAATGGAAAAGAGGCTTTGTATTATGGTCTGAATGCTCTTTCCAATAACATGATCATGGTAGACAGAAAGAAGCTTAAGAACCCCAATGCCTTGATTCTTGGTACACCGGGTTCCGGTAAGTCCTTCAGTGCAAAGAGGGAAATCGCAAATGCGTTCCTTGTTACGGATGATGACATCATCATTTCCGATCCGGAGTCAGAGTATTCTCCTCTGGTGGCAAGGTTTGGAGGACAGGTTATTAAGATCAGTCCGACTTCTGACCAGTATATCAATCCCATGGATATCAACATGAACTATTCGGATGATGATAACCCGATTGCCCTTAAGGCAGACTTTATTCTGTCTCTGTGTGAGCTGATCGTAGGCAATAAGGATGGACTCAGGCCGGTTGAGAAAACGGTTATCGACAGATGCATCCGTCAGATTTACCAGAAGTATTTTGAAAATCCGGGACCGGAGAATATGCCGATCCTTGGGGATCTGTATCAGGCACTCTTAAACCAGGACGAACCGGAAGCAAAGCATGTGGCAACAGCCCTTGAAATCTATGTATCCGGTTCCTTAAATGTCTTTAACCACAGAACCAATGTGGAGCTTACAAACCGCCTGGTATGTTATGACATCAAGGATCTGGGAAAGCAGCTTAAGAAGATTGGCATGCTTGTGGTTCAGGACCAGGTATGGGGGAGGGTAACGGAAAACCGGAGCCAGGGAAAATCCACCAGATATTACATGGATGAGATGCACCTTCTGCTCCGAGAAGACCAGACAGCAGCCTATACGGTGGAAATCTGGAAGCGTTTCAGAAAGTGGGGAGGAATTCCAACCGGCATCACCCAGAACGTCAAGGATTTGCTTGCATCCAAGGAAGTGGAGAACATTTTCGAGAACTCTGACTTTATCTATATGCTGAATCAGGCAGTAGGCGACAGACAGATTCTTGCCAGACAGCTTAATATCAGCCCTCACCAGCTTTCGTATGTGACACATTCGGGAGAAGGCGAAGGGCTTTTGTTCTATGGCAATGTTATCCTGCCATTTGTGGATCGCTTCCCTGCAAATACGGAACTTTACCGTATCATGACAACCAGATTGTCAGAGGTAACAGAAGCAAAGAAGGAGCAGTCAGCGTAA
- a CDS encoding DUF4366 domain-containing protein: MKITKMMKKCVSGVLVGMTALVGFAPLPVFAQGKEVECVCEEKCTEDCINEDCEVCIYDYHYCEGKEAEKEPEEESYGPLTPDGNMNLVDDYGSFEAGGKQFITVTTKSGNFFYIIIDRDDKGTETVHFLNLVDESDLLALMEDEEVEAYMASQGMTESEEQPSEPETTVEEVKEEPKEEEAEPEAQKKSPNVTGIMGVILILALGGIGGFMYFKSGKSKKKQDAPDPDMDYLDDDDEDYLDALDEEPEEEIHSEEEDDGEEE; this comes from the coding sequence ATGAAGATAACTAAGATGATGAAGAAATGTGTATCAGGAGTGCTTGTTGGCATGACTGCATTAGTGGGATTTGCACCACTTCCTGTATTCGCGCAGGGGAAGGAAGTGGAGTGTGTCTGTGAGGAAAAATGCACGGAGGACTGCATCAATGAGGACTGTGAAGTCTGTATCTATGATTACCATTACTGTGAAGGAAAGGAAGCAGAAAAGGAGCCGGAAGAGGAAAGCTATGGTCCGCTTACCCCTGATGGAAACATGAACCTGGTAGATGACTATGGTTCTTTTGAAGCCGGCGGCAAGCAGTTTATTACGGTGACTACGAAATCCGGCAACTTCTTTTATATCATCATTGATCGTGATGATAAGGGAACCGAGACTGTTCATTTCTTAAATCTGGTGGATGAGTCGGATCTTCTGGCGTTAATGGAAGACGAGGAAGTGGAAGCATATATGGCATCCCAGGGTATGACTGAATCTGAGGAACAGCCATCAGAACCGGAAACAACCGTAGAGGAAGTAAAGGAAGAGCCGAAGGAAGAGGAAGCGGAACCGGAAGCCCAGAAGAAAAGCCCGAATGTAACAGGAATCATGGGAGTAATCCTTATTCTGGCATTAGGCGGTATTGGAGGATTTATGTACTTTAAGTCCGGAAAGTCAAAGAAAAAGCAGGATGCACCGGATCCGGATATGGATTATCTGGACGATGACGATGAGGACTATCTGGATGCACTGGATGAGGAGCCGGAAGAAGAAATCCATTCTGAGGAGGAAGACGATGGCGAGGAAGAGTAG
- a CDS encoding JAB domain-containing protein produces MNISGIHPKQGFYDSVIAQEPEKERVYKLNQVAIRMVDMPPLLSDTPMDGPEAAVKVMADMLKDYDREVVAIVNLQSDGRPINMNVVSMGALDQSVAHPREIFKSTILSNAASIMLVHNHPSGRLVPSAEDIVLTDRVKKLSDLIGVRFLDHVIVGPGKDYYSFHQKEQMPLSSLKLTKDLNDIELEGFRVAENTVQKEARMTATLTVAECSEFHSMGEEHTGVKTVKEAMEIFGSISPERMNGIPAIGVRVANEEAPELFSEIDIFNGKRFDMEALSYVPEIGNNWDAQKLIAELIHAYPEAEIVGEIPEGIQKKIQFIESREKQADQLKAVTDQLEKGVVEVFQSDKYKQFLDTMAKFPRYSVNNSILIMMQRPDASLCQSFTGWKEMGRYVKKGEKGISILAPAPYKIEREQTRLDDKGKPVLDADGEPVTEKVEVTIRAFKVVKTFDVSQTDGKELPSIGPDELVGSIEGYPKLLQALQEISPVPVTFEQIDGEAKGFYHQEDKRIAIQDGMSEVQTIKTLLHEMAHQKLHDKDAVAAADHVSRNGKEVEAESVAYVVCRHYGINTSDYSFSYVAGWSEGKEPPELKSSLDKIRQTAADFIYQIDQKLEVLQADREQTQESPKVENPFLQELAAKITAAAEDKGFIPVVPDSQEKVPNPDLKVAVDKALENLDKKRTQAKKKTSVKSKIKEKAEKSETTPKKTRTTKAKEERA; encoded by the coding sequence ATGAACATTAGTGGAATTCATCCAAAGCAGGGATTTTATGATTCTGTCATAGCACAGGAGCCGGAAAAAGAGAGGGTGTACAAACTGAATCAGGTGGCTATCCGTATGGTGGATATGCCACCTCTATTAAGTGATACTCCGATGGATGGACCGGAAGCAGCTGTTAAGGTCATGGCAGATATGCTGAAGGACTATGACAGAGAGGTTGTGGCAATCGTAAATCTACAGTCAGACGGGCGACCAATCAACATGAACGTGGTAAGCATGGGAGCACTGGACCAGTCAGTCGCGCATCCGAGAGAAATCTTTAAGAGCACGATCCTGTCAAATGCAGCTTCCATAATGCTGGTTCATAACCATCCGTCAGGAAGACTGGTGCCAAGTGCTGAGGACATTGTCCTTACGGACAGGGTAAAGAAGCTGAGTGACCTGATCGGGGTCAGGTTTCTGGATCATGTCATTGTCGGTCCGGGAAAGGATTACTATTCCTTTCACCAGAAGGAGCAGATGCCGCTATCCTCGTTAAAACTGACGAAGGATTTGAATGATATTGAATTGGAGGGATTTAGAGTGGCGGAAAATACAGTACAAAAAGAAGCAAGGATGACTGCAACGCTTACTGTTGCGGAATGCAGCGAATTTCATTCGATGGGGGAAGAGCATACCGGAGTTAAGACAGTTAAGGAAGCTATGGAGATATTTGGAAGCATTTCTCCGGAGCGCATGAATGGCATTCCGGCGATTGGAGTGCGTGTGGCAAATGAAGAGGCACCGGAGCTGTTTAGCGAGATTGATATTTTTAATGGCAAAAGGTTTGACATGGAGGCTTTATCCTATGTGCCTGAAATCGGAAACAACTGGGATGCACAGAAGCTGATTGCGGAGCTGATCCATGCATATCCGGAAGCAGAAATCGTGGGAGAGATCCCGGAGGGAATACAGAAGAAAATTCAGTTCATTGAGTCCAGGGAGAAGCAGGCCGACCAGTTAAAGGCTGTAACTGACCAGCTGGAAAAGGGCGTTGTGGAGGTATTTCAAAGCGACAAATACAAACAGTTCCTGGACACAATGGCGAAATTTCCCCGATATTCCGTAAACAATTCCATTCTGATCATGATGCAGAGACCGGATGCAAGCCTCTGTCAGAGTTTTACCGGATGGAAAGAGATGGGCAGGTATGTAAAAAAGGGAGAGAAGGGTATCAGTATCCTTGCCCCTGCACCCTACAAGATTGAGAGGGAACAGACCAGACTGGATGATAAGGGAAAGCCGGTGCTTGATGCAGACGGGGAGCCGGTAACGGAAAAGGTGGAGGTAACCATCCGTGCCTTTAAGGTGGTGAAGACGTTTGATGTATCACAGACAGACGGGAAGGAACTTCCCTCCATAGGACCTGATGAACTGGTTGGAAGTATTGAAGGATATCCGAAGCTTTTGCAGGCTTTACAGGAAATCAGTCCGGTACCTGTTACTTTTGAGCAGATCGATGGAGAAGCGAAGGGTTTTTACCATCAGGAAGATAAAAGAATTGCCATTCAGGATGGAATGAGTGAGGTTCAGACAATCAAGACCCTTCTTCACGAAATGGCGCACCAGAAGCTTCATGATAAGGATGCAGTGGCAGCTGCAGATCATGTATCAAGGAATGGAAAAGAGGTAGAGGCCGAGAGCGTGGCATACGTTGTGTGCCGGCATTACGGTATCAACACTTCTGACTATTCCTTTTCTTATGTGGCGGGCTGGTCCGAGGGAAAGGAGCCCCCGGAGTTAAAGAGTTCACTCGACAAAATCCGACAGACTGCAGCAGATTTCATTTACCAGATTGACCAGAAACTGGAAGTGTTACAGGCAGACAGGGAGCAGACACAGGAAAGTCCTAAAGTTGAGAATCCTTTTTTACAGGAATTGGCAGCTAAGATTACTGCGGCGGCAGAGGATAAAGGCTTTATTCCGGTGGTGCCGGATTCCCAGGAAAAAGTGCCAAACCCGGATCTTAAGGTTGCGGTGGATAAGGCACTGGAAAATCTGGACAAGAAGCGCACGCAGGCGAAAAAGAAAACTTCTGTAAAGTCCAAGATCAAGGAAAAAGCAGAAAAGTCAGAAACTACACCGAAGAAAACCAGGACAACAAAAGCGAAGGAGGAAAGGGCTTGA